DNA sequence from the Saccopteryx leptura isolate mSacLep1 chromosome 4, mSacLep1_pri_phased_curated, whole genome shotgun sequence genome:
tgtgcagtgtgcatagggatttgttcatagttttttttatagtccagccctccaacggtctgagggacagtgaactggccccctgtgtaaaaagtttggggacccctgctccagggtGTTTCCCGGGCTCCTTCTCGTTCCTGGAGAAATAAACAGCACTTTCAGCCTTCACTACCCCCCCTGGACTCGTTTCCCATTCCCCTAAAGCCACAGGCAGGCGTCTCGTGACCGTCTATCACCTTACTGCTCAGAGGCTTACAGCAgctgcctgcctcccagcctccgGAATTCCACCAACATGGCCCCTGGATGTAGAGCAAGTGGCACGGTAAAATGGGTCCCCTCCACCTGACTTTGTCTGGGGGCAGCTGTTCTTGTTTTGGGGCTAAGGGTTCTCCCACCCCAATATCCCTATGAAATGGTCTTCCCACTGACTTCCTCTTAGAGCATGCACACAggttctttctcatgtgtctttctttttgtttttattcctgcAGCTTCAAGTAAAGACCAAAAAGTTACTAAGCAGCGTAACCAGCCTCCTTTTGTTTAGCCTTGGAAGCCAATTCGGGGCTTTCTTCCCACCGTCTTCACTCAACTCTCCAGTGCCTTTCGATGACCCTCCGCATTATGACCCCTGGACAGCTCACAATCGTTCACCAGATTCCTGGCCAAGCCAGGGAGCAGGGCGGGGCAGTCGTGTCTCTTTTCCCCATAGTCCTTCCCAAATTCTTGTCTCGTTTGTGTTATGGGTCTTCTTCCCCTCCCGGGCTCACCATCACTCACCACAGGAGAGCTCACCAAGCTTCCACAGTCACATTGCCTCTGTCCCCGAGGACCCCGCCTGACAgtctggaggggaggggggcagaccTCTGTGTAATTTCTGGTCTTGCCACTTGTTCCCTAAGCTCAGCTCCTCGTTCCTGCAGACACAACCCCTTGATCGTCCTCAAGAGCCTGGGTTGAGAAGGACGTGGGTGCCCTTCGTGTTCATCGCCCCAGTCGCTACGGGGGTTGGGACGAGAACCCTCATACACTCTCAGACACGGTCACCTGGGGATGCAGAGTCATTGCCCTCCTGTGGGGACAGCACCTTTCCTCGGAGCATGTCCAGGAACTTGTCTTCCCGGTTTGGTCCAGAGCCTGCCTCTTGGAGGGGCTGCAGGGAACGccctatgtcaggggtccccaaactacggcccgcgggccacatgtggccccctgaggccatttatccggcccccaccatacttccggaaggggcacctctttcattggtggtcagtgagaggagcatagttcccattaaaatactggtcagtttgttgatttaaatttacttgttctttattttaaaatattgtatttgttccttttttttttttttttactttaaaataaagtatgtgcagtgtgcatagggatttgttcataattttttttatagtctggccctccaacggtctgagggacagtgaactggcccccagtgtaaaaagtttggggacccctgccctatgttCTCTTGATACACCAATGCCGTGCGAGAGAGAACAGCTCGGTGTGAGCTGGGCCAGGGCCCTGGATGTGACGGCCAATCTCCACCTGGTCGAGGGGAGACCCCTGAGCTTCGCCTTTGTGTGTCCTGCAGTGAAATAGGAATCACAAGTGGCCCATGACAGGTGCCTGGACAGACAGGGAGGCGGTAATGTCGGGAATTCTTCAGGGGAATTCTTGGGGGTTCtcggaggaaggagaagcagagtgGGGCGAGTCAGAGGAGAAGTCCATGGGGAGCAGGTGGAGCGGCACAGCAGGTGCTCTAGGGCCACCCTGCTCCTGGAAGCGGAAGGCCGGCCAGGTGCCCCCAGCGGTACCCACCGATGCACAAACCCctggaagtctgactgcctcacaCCGGGCTGGACTCGGTGTCCCCACTGCCCGGCCCCATCATTCCCTCCCCTGGAGGTCAGACTGCCTCACACCGGGCTGGACTCGGTGTCCCCACTGCCCGGCCCCATCATTCCCTCCCCTGGAGGTCAGACGGCCTCACAGCGGGCTGGACTCGGTTTCCCCACTGCCCGGCTCCATCATTCCCTCCCCTGGAGGTCAGACTGCCTCACACCGGGCTGGACTCGGTTTCCCCACTGCCCGGCTCCATTATTCCCTCCCCAGATGTCCTGACGTTACTCTTCAGATGCCGGGAACCTTCCTGCTCCTCTAcccagaaagagacagacagtgtGTCCATCAGCTCAGTTACTCTTTGCTGATACacagtcattttcatttttgttcttattaCAAAGGGATCATTGGGTCCAGGAAGGTCACTTTCCATGACCCAAGAGGTAGGAGAACATCGTCTCAGAACAAGCCCCGCCTGCAGGGACAGcatgggaagggagaaaggttaGGTGTGGCCATTATTAACGTCCTAGGAGCCAAATGGGGACATGGCTGACGGAGTCTGCCCACTCTGCTCCACGCCAGCCGGTCTGGGGCGCTGAGGGGAAAGTGGACTGTCTGATGACAGGGAGGCCCTGGTGGGGGCCGGGTGGGTGGATTAGAGGGATCAGAGCGCCCCGAAGGCTCTgggtgctgtgggaaggggaCACTCTGAGGACGGTGGGCTGGGGCAGCAGAGAACGAGGCAGTCGGGCGTGCTAGGGCGTGCTCTTCAATGAACCCTCTGCTGAAAGCGCTCGTCCCACCCAGGGTACGGCCAGTGTCCGTAAAGCCTCCTCCGCGCTCAGGCTCCCGTGAGGAGTCACTGGCCCAGAACTGACCCTGAGGGCGCCTTGGGCTCCTCCGTAGGGAACGGCAGAAATGGCAGAAACGGCCGCAGAAGGGTAGACAAGTCAGCTTTCACCTGTTTCTTAGGAATCCCGAAGTCGGTCCCCAGATCTCTCTGGGTAGCATGCCTTACTGCTGTGTAATCTTAGCATCCAGGGAGCCCTCTCTTCTGTTAAACTGATGACTTTCTGCACAGGACGCAACACTAGGAATAGAAGGTCTGTCTTTACTACCTGCCTCCCGTCCCCCACCGGCCCTGGTTCCCCTTGGGGAAGCCCCCGGCCTCCTCTTGCTGCGCCGACATCCACCAGCACGCGCCTCCCTGGGCCCTGGCATCTGCGGTCTCCTCTCCCGGGAACGCCCACCGCTCTCCAAACACAGCACGCAGGGGGCTCACTCCCCCTCCTTCAAGTCCTGCTCAAAATCGACCTCCCGGTGAAACCATCTCTAACTCCTGGTTCCAAAGTGCAGCGCTCCGCCCGCCTGACACATCGCGTTCCCTTCCGGACTGCTCTCCCCACtccgctccccccccccgccccgtcccccCTCCCCGCTCcgagcccccccgcccccccgcgcATCCCCCCCTCCCGCCTCCTCCCCGCTCCtcgtcccccccctcccccgcccccctgccccgctcctcgcccccccccccgccccccatccccGCTGGCGAGCCCCCCTCCCCGAGCCCCCCTCCTCCCATGCATCCGAGCCCCCCTCACCCGCCGCCCCTCATCCCCGCTCCgagccccccctccccgcccccctccccgctcCGAGCCCCCCCTCCggcccaccctcccccttccgagcccccccctcccgcccccatcCAGTCCCGCTCCGAGccccccttcccccgccccccatccccctccgagccccccgccccccaccccgcgcCTCGCCCCCCTCCCCGGCCTCCCTCCCCGCTCCtcgccccccctccccgcccccccacggccccccgcgcccccccccccctcccgccccccccctctgccccccctccccgccccccgccggCATGTCATCCATCCCTTGCTCCTGTGTCATATATTTCCCTTACGATATCCATCTCGCTTCTCGCCTGTCTCCCGGATGCGAACGCGAGCTCGCTGAGGGTGGGGGGATGTTGTTCCGTGTCTGGAACGGTACCCGGGGCATTGCGCGCGCTCACcacatgtttgttgaatgaatgagtgaacgcTTGCACGGGCACCGACGGAGAGACTGAGGAGAACGGGGACGTGTTTGGACAGGTGTCCACGGGGAGAGCtctgttttctccttctctttctcggTCGTCTCAACTGTCTGCTTTCTTTCAAACCTTCCCCCCATGTACACACTAACCACCACTCTGGTCTCATACTTCATCTTATACTTCGTCACTATATTAACCCTCACATTCTACCCCACcctcccaaaacaaaaacaaacagcgAATTTCTTTCAGCAAATCTCTGGTCTCATCACGTAGAAGGAGATGCTGACTCCCCAGGGCTACATTGCCGACGGAACTCGGTCTAGGACGGAGGGGCCCTGATGTCCAGTCTCTCAACGAGATGTAGCTGAGAAAACACGGACCCCACGGCCTTCTTCACTTTGCTCCGGCGTCTTTCCGTGGCGTCTCAGGCACCCTTTTCCCCTAGCCCGTCCTCCGTCCCACCAAGCTCGCCCCTTCCTCCCTGTGACCGCCCCGCCCTCTCCCTCCGTGTCCGCTGGTCTCCGGGCCTCCTGGAGACCTCACGGTCCCCGCCATGGTCCTCCGTGCTCAGAAACCTGTCCCCGGCTGAGACTTGGTCAGAGGCTCCAGCTTCCACCTCTGAGTGAATGACTCCACACCTACTTCTTGTCTCCTCCTCGCCCCGGGAGCCCACGGGCCAGTGTCCCAGGCCTTCAAAGCCAATGTGTCCAGAGCCGCCCTGGTCTTCTCCGGCCCCACCGCGCCCCTTGACCCCGCGAGCTGCCTCGGTGAGCGCAGCCCTTCCCCCACCcggccctccctcctcctctgtgaCAGAGCCTGCCCACTCCGTCTCTGCAGCCACCCCCGACCCCCTCGTCCCTCTTGACAGCATGGTGTCCACTCAGTCGCCAGAGGGGGTCCTCGGGTGCTCTCCCATCCCCGTCAGCTCTTACCCATGTTCCTCCCTCCCGCCTCACATGTCTCCCACCATTCCCGGTTCCTTTGTTAGGACAGGCGGTCTAATACTGAaatgatgctggccctggctgggtggctcagtgtaCAGAGCCTCATCCCCGTGCTCTgcggttgagggttcaatccccggtcagggcacatacaagaagcaacaaatgagtgcacaactaaatggcacAGGggagtggaacgagttgatgcttctctgtctctcaaatcagtggaaaattaaaaaaaaaaaaaagaaagaaggaaggaaggaaagaaggaaggaaggaaggaaggagagagagaaagaaagaaagaaagaaagaaagaaagaaagaaagaaagaaagaaagaaaaagaaagaaagagaaagaaagaaagaaagaaagaaagaaagaaagaaagaaagaaagaaagaaagaaagagagaaagaaagagaaaggaggaaaggaaggaaggaaggaaggaaggaaggaaggaaggaaggaaggaaggaaggaaggaaggaaggaaggaaggaaggaaggaaggaaggagaaagaaagaaaggaaagaaagaaagaaagaaaggaggaaaggaaggaaggaaggaaggaaggaaggaaggaaggaaggaaggaaggaaggaaggaagggagagaggaaggaaggaaggaaggaaggaaggaaggaaggaaggaaggaaggaaggaaggaaggaaggaaggaagaggctatGTTTGGTGTCACTGCCTTGGGCACCTGACAACCTTTTCTTGTTTGGTAGTCCAAGGCTGTCAGCATAATACTGTTCTCTGCCAGTTCCACACAGTGTCCTCACACCAGCCCCGGTCAGTACCTGGAATTGGTCCCTCTCTCGGCATTTCCTTAGCACACCCCCGTTCACGCTgcatcccctccccttccttccaccAGCTCCTGGTTATCTCCCCAAATCCACCCACTCAactgctttttctctctgtggATCTCTTCTGACTTCTCTTACATGtatcttctccacacctccctctgGAAAGATCCACGTTGCAGAATATGGCGcgttttactgtttttatttattgcatgCTTTTCTGCCCCCATATCCATGTTCTCTACTCATTGCGCATGTCCACGCCCAGAGTGAAGGGCGGACGGACACTCGGAAAACAGTTTTTACAGGAAAGAGCGAAGCACTCGAATGCTTTCCTACACCTGTTTATTTCACCCACGTCACCAGAAAACGGTGTGTGATTTGGAAGATCTTGTGCACCTGGTGCCACACTAACTTTCTCTAAGATCACGTCTAAAAGATTATGCATAGCCCATCTGGGtcttctttaaaacaattttttctgcAGTGAAAGGTTCAGATCTGCTGGCACAGATGACAACTTCAGCTCCTGTCTTCTTTGAGAGACCCATGCCTGGGCCAGAGCTGCGGCCCAGGGGGACGAGCAGGTGGCCCAGGGGGACGAGCAGGTGGCCCAGGGGGACAAGCAGGTGGACCAGGGGATGAGCAGGCGGCCCAGGGGACAAGCAGGTGGCCCAGGGGACGAGCAGGCAGCCCAGGGGACAAGCAGGCGGCCCAGGGGACAAGCAGGTGGCTCAGGGGGATGAGCAGGCAGCCCAGGGGACAAGCAAGCGGCCCAGGGGGACAAGCAGGTGGCCCAGGGGACAAGCAGGTGGCCACCCTTTGGCTgctcagccagcaacctcagttctGAGGCAAACAGCAAGCATCCTTGGTTTTAATGCAGTAGCCTATTTGTACTTCCATATAATTGCAATACTCTTGACAACGGCCTTCGTTTCTCTTGCAGTTGACAACGTTGAAATAGGGCTCAGGGTCTGTGTAAAGAAATACCCGCATTAGCCTCGTAAGACCGTCTCCAGAATCATGTTAAACCAAAGTCCTGtggggaagatggcagcagatgGGAGACAGACACCCTTTGTATAAAATCTCTCAGATGGTCACACCACCATTCTGATAGAATGAAAATCACACCCTTGATCTGTGCTTAGAAGTCCCCTTCCCAATCCCTGGAAGATGAACAGTCCAGTCAAAGACGACTGGGaagatgaatggtgatggaggcATCATAATACAGATATGACACTTGACATGAGTAGACGGTGTGTAAGGGAAGAAGAAGGCCCCTCCGAGGGGAGGTCAGGTGGCCCCTGGGAGGTAAGGTGGCCCCATCAATCATGCCCTGAAAAGCGGTGGCCCCTGTAGGAGAGATGGGATGTCTGGGCTAGACCAAGTGAATGGAGCAGACAGAGCAGAGAGTGTTAGGAAACTGAAAAAGATAAACTTCCCTTGCTTAGGAGGGATGGCCTGGGAAACCGCTTTCTCCCTTAGACATGCACCACGACACGTGAGTAATGTGGAATCAATCCCTCAGGCAGTAGTTCAAGTGCTGACATGACTAAACATCAATCATCCACATAAATAGATATAGTTTGATGGCAGCTGATAGACAAGAGTGAGGggcaagtgaaagaaagaaagagggaaggaaggaaggaaggaaggaaggaaggaaggaaggaaggaaggaaggaaggaaggaagggagggagggagggagggagggagggagggagggagggagggaggaagggaggaaagagagagagagagaaagaaagagagagagagagggaaaggagggagggagagagggaggtagggagggaaggaaggaaggaaggaaggaaggaaggaaggaaggaaggaaggaaggaaggaaagaaggaaagaaggaaggaaccaGATGAACCCATTAAGGCAGAGGCACCATGTCAGAGTTAGTGCTACGCATGGGGCGTGGAGGACTTCACGTCAAGGTGCTCTCACTATGGTCACAGGCTCTGCCGCTGACCTGAGATCCGCCTTCCGGTAAATCACACGGGAAGGGCTGCCACCCTCTTCCTGTCCTAACTTCTTTCATCAGCATGTGTTATAATTCTTTGGCTAGATCAATGAATCAATTAGTCAaccaattaaaattattatttttttatcacttcatatccTTACCaagagtttctctttttctttctttcttttttttgttttttgttttggttttggtttgctACAAAACCATGTACTTTTTGGACATATGCACGATCCCGTGATACTGTCAACCGCAATCAAGCTAAAAAATGTCCATCATCTCCAATTTGTCTCTTtacattttgtggggtttttttcttttgttttttcttgtggtAAAAACACTCAAAATAAAGTCTGCCtccttaacaattttttaaaaggaaaacgcACCCCACTGTTACGTTGGAGGTGCTGTGTTGTAAGCTGGTCTCCGGAACTCATTCATCTCGCACAACTGACACTTGGTTCGCAGGCGTTCGGAGCAGACCAGCACAGGGCTGGCCGTGCATAACTATGGGTATGAGTCACGGCCGTGCCTTAGTCACGGGGACACATGAGACACGGTGACTGACTGCTCTGAGTCTCCGGTTAGGATAAAGAAACACAGGCTGTCCCTTCTCTCAGCCCCGGCCCCGCCTCCCCCTCAGCTGGACCCACgacctcccccccccacctgttCACGACATACACACGGGGGCGGGGGATGGCTCCCCCAGGAACGCGCGCTTACCCTTGTAAGGGGGGGTGCGCGGCAAGTAGTAGCGCTTCTCTCGGTGGCGCAACCCATGCGATCTGTGTGTTTCTGGCCCGTGGGACTCTTCCTTGGGTGCGCTGGGCCCCCCAGTGGCTTCGTGGTTGGCATGTTGGGCCCTGGGGAACCCTGGGTGAGAGAGAACACACAGCAGAGAGGTCTCAGAGCCCCCACTGGGCAGGCGAGGGAGGCCCAGGCGCACTCAGGCAGGGGAGCTGGAGTGCAGGGCGGGGCAGCGCAGGGCGGGGCGGCGCAGGGCGGGGCGGCGCAGGGCGGGCGGCACAGGGCGGGGCGGCGCAGGGCCTCGCTGCTCTGTGGGGACCGAGTCTCCATCATGTGAGATTCCAGTTACAGGACCCGCGGACAGCACGGGGCCCGGAGTTAGCCACGGGGGCTTGTGCACTTCAAAACTTGTGAAGAGGGCGGAGCTCGTGTTAAGTGCTCTGACCACCAcaaaacaaaggggggggggacacaagGAAACTTTGGGGATATTGGTAGGTCTGTGCCCTTGGGTGTGGGATGGGACCATGGTGTTTGCCTTGTTCAATCCCGTCCAACTCTACATATTAAATACGTGCAGCTCTGTTAATCACTAGATTTCAGCAAACTGGTTGAAAAAAGAGCAAGTAGGGTGGATGGAGTGGGttgaaagggggaaaaatatgtgcgtgtgtgtttgagagagagacagagagagagagggagagagacagagagggagagagagaaacagacagacagagagacagagagggagagagagaaacagacagagagacagagagggagagagtgacagagagggagagagagacagagagggagagagacagagacagagagacagagagggagagagacacagagacagagagggagagagagagacagagagggagagagacagagacagagagacagagagggagagagacagagagacagagaggacacagTGACCCCTGGGAGGGTCGGCGGGCAGCCTGAGGACCTCACGGAAGCCAAGCTGCGCGTTCCCTGGGGCGTGGCCAGTGTCCCTGTGGAGACCCCCTACACCCTAAGGGTCTTCCTGGTACAGACTGTTCTTCTCTGACAGGAGAACGGGGgtgtgagaggaggaggaagtggtgtCAGGGTTGGGAGCCTGTCTGCTTGGAAGCCGGTGTCATCAGTATGATCCGAGTCACCGGGGTACCCAGCCAGGAGACTGTCACCTGAAATCCCCACCAGAGAGTGTGCTCCCAGGGATTAGGGTCCCCCCACCCAGCACGGAGGCCCATCCCCAGAGTGACCAGAGAAGAGAGACCCCGGCCCTTGGCCCAGGTCCCAGTTCCGACTTACCTGGAAACAGCAGGGCCACGAGGAGAAGGGCGCACGGAGGGAGGAGTCGCTTCATGTGGCCGAGGGGACAGCAAGCCGGCAGATCACAGGAGGCCGGCAGGCAGCAGGAGGCCCGCAGGCAGCAGGAGGCCGCAGGCAGGAGGCTCCTTTTATTGCTGaacagggggtggagggggtgggctcCAGGCAGGCCAAGAACCATGTCCAGAACAAGGTCCTGGCAACAAAGGACTCCTGCCGACACAGAGTGTCCCACTGCAAGCGGGACCAACATTACGCCAGGTTTCATAAGAATGAAATAGTATGCCTGAATGCCTTGAgtgggtttggctaagagagagagagagagagagagagagagagagagagggagagagagagggaggagggaaagagaagagaatcagaaagagggggaaaaaaggcaaaATCAATATCATTAGCATAAAAACACCAGTCTCTTCATGTGCCTCTCATGAAAGCAGGGCTGTTTCTGAAAATAGGGGACATAGAGAAAGGTGTCACGTTACTGTGTCCTGTCTTCTGAACGCCCTTCTCTCAAACATCGCGCAGGACAACCTAAAACGTGTCCGGGCGACCGGACGTTCAGAGCGGCCGTCCCCAGAAGTGGCCACAGGTGCTCCCAAGTCCCCCCGAGCTCCCACCCCTACCCTTCCCCCCCCCAGGCTCTCCCTGGCTCGTGGCCCCTCCATGACTCAGTTTCTCTTTGACCCTCGGCCTTTGGATCTTAAGGAGCtgactcctcctcttcctcccgggCCTGCCCTTCCCGGTCCCCAGACGCCTGACGGTCGGAGCCCTGGGCCTCGATTCAGTGCTGCTTTGAAAGATCCTGACCTCGAGTCTGGGCTTCCTCGTTCCGTGATGAGCCAGCAGGAggtccttcctcttcttctccgtCACTGTCTTCTCAGCAGGCGcgaggtgtcgctctgtcgcctcATCTCAGGCGTGTGCCCCGCAGGCGGCCTGTTCCacgcgccccggaggggcagaggtgCTGGTCCCCGGGGGTGACAGCCGGATAAGGTCCTCAGAGCCTCAGCGACTCGCAGAGGGATGGTATTTGTACCGTGCACGTTTCGGGGCAGGGAAAATGGCTTTGTGTCAGTGAGCACGCACTTCGGCCGGACCTGGAGGCGGGTGGGAGAGGTTGGGCAGAgagggggcagcagcagcagggacccGGGCggctgggcagcagcagcagcgaagGGGGGAAGGGTTGGCGTCGCGGACGGAGGCGGACGGGTGCGGTGGCGCCATCCACAGCCGTCGCTGCTCTGCAGACAGGTTCGGCACCGGGGCGCCCGGGGTGCTGTCGGAGATGGCACCGGCACCAGGCACACCCCTTTATCGTTAGGCGTCAGCGCGTCTCCCCATTCAGCGAGGACACGGGGGTGCGGCTCAGCCTCAGATGAGATGCGGAGGGGCCTGCGTCCTGGAGGCTCCGACAGACGGGTGTCAGAGAAAACAGGTGGTCCAGCAGGGACAAGCAAGCTGCTGTGGTctcagttcttttatttatttatttatttatttatttatttatttatttatttatttatttatttatttatttatatttttctgaagctggaaatggggagagacagtcagacagactcccgcatgcgcgcgaccaggatctacctggcacgcccaccagggggcgacactctgcccaccagggggcgacactctgcccaccagggggcgacgctctgcccaccagggggcgatgctctgcccctcctgggtgtcgccatgttgtgaccagagccactctagcgcctggggcagaggccaaggagccatccccagcgccccggccatctttgctccaatggagccttggctgcgggaggggaagagagagacagagaggaaggagagggggaggggtggagaagcagatgggcgcctctcctgtgtgccctggccgggaatcgaacccgggacttctgcacgccaggctgacactctaccactgagccaaccggccagggcctgtggtctCAGTTCTAATGGCGACTTCCCTagtccctcccccccacacactctcTGTGTGCCTCCATATCCTCGTCAGGAGCTATTCCATACTTACAGCT
Encoded proteins:
- the LOC136404027 gene encoding sperm-associated antigen 11B-like encodes the protein MKRLLPPCALLLVALLFPGFPRAQHANHEATGGPSAPKEESHGPETHRSHGLRHREKRYYLPRTPPYKDPEPYFNVVNCKRNEGRCQEYCNYMEVQIGYCIKTKDACCLPQN